The following is a genomic window from Saprospiraceae bacterium.
AGTTGACTTTTCAGTCTCCTCTACCACGGCTGTTTTAAAGTCTGATATGCTCTTTAATATTTGAGTAATAAAGTGATTAATTGTATTTTTGCGACGACAGTATAAACGGACTGGAGCTCTGCAGAGGTGCAACTTTATAGGGATAATACTGTTGGGTGACGGAATACATTCGTCTGAGCTGATACTTTTTTGTATCAGCTCATTTAGACGAATATTCCAGCGCCCCTTATGCCTTAAAAAACCTATGTCGCTCATGACGTCCTTTTTGTTTGTTTTAAAAAGCCAGCTTCCTGCTTGGCGATGCAGCAGTTACTCTATTGAACAACCCTACCACCCATGTTATGAAGTCTGTCTCACTGTTTTTATATTTCATCTTCCATTACTTCTATATCTTCTGGTAATTTAATCTTATTATCTAAGGTAATGTTCTTATTAATTTGATATGGTTTGCCGCTTTTGATTACTGAAAGTATTCTTTTAGCCATTTTGTGAGCCACTTTGACGATGATACACTTTGGATTTTTGCCAAAATGTGATTTGTAATATGCCTGTATCTCAGGATCTTTTCTGATGGCAATCCATGCACTCTCTATGATGTAAGGCCTCAAGATAGTATTGGCCCGAGGTGTAACACCTAAATTGCTTTCGCTTCCGCCACTATTGAATATACCAGGCACTACTCCTATGTAACTACTGAATTGTTTTTCATTGTCAAATCGACGCAAATCACCACACTCAGAAAGGATAGCTGCAGCGAGAAATCCACCGATGCCAGGTATGCTTGTCAACAAGTAATAATCAGTGCTTATATGTTTACGACAATGTGCTCGCAATAGATTACCGCCATTGAGATATTCAGAGTGAAAGAAATTCAAGGTCCGTAGTTTACTCTCCATAGACTCTTTGCCGCATGTGGATGTCCACTTCAGTTCACTTAGCCATTTTTTAAATTCTATCGTCCAGTTGACATTATCAAATTCAGGTGGTATTTTGATGCCATGAAAGAGTAGCATACCTTTTATATGAGACTTCACCCTTCGAAGCTCCTTGGTAATGTTGGTTCTCTGGCGCAGCAAACTGCGAAACTGCTCTTGCTCCTCAGTAGGGATATGGATGGCCTTGAGATTGTTTTTCTGAAGTTGTTTACATAAATTCCGACTATCGATTTTGTCCGTCTTCTGATAGTTTTGTTTGTCCATCCGCGGCACATCAGCCGGATTGACCACTGTAACTGCCCAACCAAGATTCAAAAAATATCTTG
Proteins encoded in this region:
- a CDS encoding IS110 family transposase, which translates into the protein MPLQNAIDTKLFIGIDIHKKSWSVSIRTESFDHKTFSMPPDPDVLYDYVAAHFPTHEVAMTYEAGCCGFSAARYFLNLGWAVTVVNPADVPRMDKQNYQKTDKIDSRNLCKQLQKNNLKAIHIPTEEQEQFRSLLRQRTNITKELRRVKSHIKGMLLFHGIKIPPEFDNVNWTIEFKKWLSELKWTSTCGKESMESKLRTLNFFHSEYLNGGNLLRAHCRKHISTDYYLLTSIPGIGGFLAAAILSECGDLRRFDNEKQFSSYIGVVPGIFNSGGSESNLGVTPRANTILRPYIIESAWIAIRKDPEIQAYYKSHFGKNPKCIIVKVAHKMAKRILSVIKSGKPYQINKNITLDNKIKLPEDIEVMEDEI